In one Nicotiana sylvestris chromosome 8, ASM39365v2, whole genome shotgun sequence genomic region, the following are encoded:
- the LOC104213006 gene encoding phosphoglucomutase, cytoplasmic-like: MVIFKITRVETTPFEGQKPGTSGLRKKVKVFVQPHYLQNFVQATFNALGADRVKGATLVVSGDGRYYSKDAIQIITKMAATNGVRRVWIGQNGLLSTPAVSAVVRERVEANGSKATGAFILTASHNPGGPHEKYEERGSQLRYG; the protein is encoded by the exons ATGGTGATATTCAAGATCACGCGCGTCGAGACTACGCCATTCGAAGGCCAGAAGCCTGGTACTTCCGGTCTCCGGAAGAAG GTGAAGGTGTTCGTACAACCTCATTACTTGCAAAATTTTGTTCAGGCAACATTCAATGCCCTTGGAGCTGACAGAGTTAAAG GTGCTACGCTTGTGGTTTCTGGTGATGGCCGCTACTATTCGAAGGATGCCATCCAG ATCATTACAAAAATGGCAGCAACAAATGGAGTTAGACGTGTTTGGATTGGTCAAAATGGACTTTTGTCCACTCCTGCCGTATCAGCTGTAGTTCGTGAGAGAGTCGAGGCTAAT GGTTCtaaagctactggggcatttaTATTGACAGCAAGTCACAACCCAGGTGGCCCTCATGAG aaatatgaagaACGAGGTtcccagcttcggtatggttag